Proteins encoded by one window of Flagellimonas lutaonensis:
- a CDS encoding head GIN domain-containing protein, which produces MKTIIAFCIALATLSAFSQRTIDTEVGEFNEIKVFDLIEVNLIQSDENRISIKGRNVDDIKWVNKDGVLKLRMQLEKKFQGEDTFIEVYYTNLNVIDGNEGAKITCNELEQKKRIELRAQEGAQIKIGMDVDDVDIKAVTGGVIEASGLAKNQSIVLNTGGVFDGRNLKTSNSEVKISAGGEAEVFASERIDIDVKAGGDVTVYGQPKEVNKSTFVGGRIRIVD; this is translated from the coding sequence ATGAAGACCATCATTGCCTTTTGTATTGCCTTGGCAACCTTGTCAGCTTTTTCACAGCGCACCATTGATACCGAAGTAGGTGAGTTCAACGAAATCAAGGTGTTCGATTTGATTGAGGTCAACCTGATTCAATCAGACGAGAATAGAATATCGATCAAGGGGCGTAATGTGGACGACATCAAATGGGTCAACAAAGATGGGGTGTTGAAATTGCGCATGCAGTTGGAGAAAAAGTTTCAGGGAGAAGATACATTCATCGAGGTGTACTATACCAATTTGAACGTTATTGATGGCAATGAAGGGGCCAAAATCACCTGTAACGAATTGGAGCAGAAAAAAAGGATTGAACTTCGCGCCCAAGAAGGTGCCCAGATAAAAATTGGTATGGATGTTGACGATGTCGATATTAAAGCCGTTACAGGGGGTGTCATCGAGGCATCGGGCTTGGCGAAAAACCAATCGATTGTGTTGAACACCGGTGGTGTTTTTGATGGTCGAAATCTCAAAACCTCTAATTCAGAAGTAAAGATATCGGCAGGTGGTGAGGCAGAAGTGTTTGCCTCAGAACGTATTGACATTGATGTGAAGGCCGGGGGTGATGTAACCGTCTATGGCCAACCGAAAGAGGTGAATAAAAGCACTTTTGTTGGGGGCAGGATCAGAATAGTGGATTGA
- a CDS encoding bifunctional 3-deoxy-7-phosphoheptulonate synthase/chorismate mutase type II: MENSKDLRKWLDDMQLPHPLVIAGPCSAETEEQVLKIAHELKDSDVNYYRAGIWKPRTRPGNFEGVGAIGLKWLQKVKAETGLKTATEVANRAHVDLALEHDIDMLWIGARSTVSPFIVQEIADALEGTDKVVLIKNPVNPDLSLWLGAVERLHSANIKKLGVIHRGFSTYEKTKYRNIPEWQMAIELQTRFPDLPLINDPSHITGKRDMVFDVSQTALDLNFDGLMIETHHDPDNAWSDAAQQVTPSVLKQMFKDLKMRKETDEEAEYNAQLANLRAQIDVLDNQLIELLGKRMKVSDGIGELKKKRNVAVLQTNRWNSILGNMILEGEQRGLSEEFVLRMFKAIHQESINHQEKIINA, translated from the coding sequence ATGGAAAATTCAAAAGATCTGAGGAAATGGTTGGACGATATGCAATTACCCCATCCATTGGTAATTGCGGGCCCGTGTAGTGCCGAAACCGAGGAGCAGGTGCTGAAAATAGCCCATGAGCTTAAAGATTCAGATGTAAACTATTACCGTGCAGGCATATGGAAACCCCGCACAAGACCTGGAAACTTTGAAGGGGTAGGGGCCATAGGCTTAAAATGGCTACAGAAGGTAAAAGCCGAAACAGGTCTTAAAACGGCTACAGAGGTGGCCAATAGAGCACATGTCGATTTGGCCTTGGAGCATGACATAGATATGCTTTGGATTGGGGCGCGCTCGACGGTGAGCCCTTTTATCGTGCAAGAAATAGCCGACGCATTGGAAGGTACCGATAAAGTGGTATTGATAAAAAATCCGGTAAATCCTGATTTATCCTTGTGGCTTGGGGCAGTTGAGCGTTTGCATTCGGCCAACATCAAAAAGTTAGGAGTTATTCACCGCGGTTTTTCCACCTATGAGAAGACCAAATACCGTAATATTCCAGAATGGCAAATGGCCATTGAATTGCAGACCCGCTTCCCAGATTTGCCTTTGATCAATGATCCGAGCCATATCACCGGTAAGCGTGACATGGTATTTGATGTTTCGCAGACCGCCCTAGATCTTAATTTCGACGGACTCATGATCGAGACACACCATGACCCGGACAATGCATGGAGTGATGCGGCCCAGCAAGTGACCCCTTCAGTTTTAAAACAAATGTTCAAGGACCTTAAAATGAGAAAAGAAACTGATGAAGAGGCCGAATACAACGCACAGTTGGCGAATTTGAGGGCCCAAATAGATGTGCTTGACAACCAGCTCATCGAGCTGTTGGGAAAACGAATGAAAGTATCTGATGGTATCGGTGAATTGAAGAAAAAACGCAATGTGGCCGTACTGCAGACCAACCGTTGGAACAGCATCTTGGGCAACATGATTTTAGAGGGCGAGCAACGGGGCTTGAGCGAAGAATTCGTTTTGCGTATGTTCAAGGCCATCCACCAAGAATCCATCAACCATCAAGAGAAGATCATCAACGCCTAG
- a CDS encoding transglutaminase domain-containing protein, with amino-acid sequence MMNRILLLGLILPLHFASAQEVKFGKISKEELIEKEYAPDRSANAAILYKNQKTYFLTTNGVNSLVTEIHERIKIYNKEGFEYATETIDLFKTRYDDELVRKIKAVTYNLKDGEIVEDELDKDQIFKTEASYNYNQVKFTMPNVQEGSVIEFRYVIKSPFIWNIDDFQFQYDIPVKQMIAELRTPKGFHFKQTPKGYYNVYPKTSTSRDNRIGMDVIINKYHAVQVPAMKKEAYVDNIDNYRSGVMFELVYVDIPGYYKSFAQSWGDVAKTIGNSDDYKNELDKTKSFDDELDAVITGKSSQIDKMKAIFKHVKNTITWNGRDGKYFQYGLKKALKEKKGNAADINLLMVAMLRYAGIDANPVVISTKDNAIPFFPTLDRLNYVIAYANIDDKQYFLDATEEFSDINVLPVKDYNWKGMLIDNQKMVWQQINVISPKQSNKLYSVNLKLSEDGSCEGTYKSRFDRHSAFAFRKNFKNTELDSYLSSMEEQFSGIEIDGHEVKNADVYEGPVSESFEFYNDYAADVIDGKLYFEPLSFMRMEENPFKSEERMYPIDFGYPFKDTYMVNVDIPEGYVVESKPEPIVVKLPNDLGRFKYILSENGSKINVLVNFEINRAILSAELYPILREFFKQIIAKESEKVVLAKV; translated from the coding sequence ATGATGAATAGAATCCTCCTTTTAGGACTGATACTACCGTTGCATTTTGCCAGTGCCCAAGAAGTCAAATTTGGCAAAATCAGCAAAGAAGAACTGATTGAAAAAGAATATGCCCCTGATAGATCGGCCAATGCAGCTATCTTATACAAAAACCAAAAGACCTACTTCCTGACCACCAATGGAGTCAATTCGTTGGTGACCGAAATACACGAGCGGATAAAAATATATAACAAAGAGGGATTTGAATATGCCACAGAGACCATTGATCTATTTAAAACAAGGTACGATGATGAGCTTGTAAGAAAAATAAAGGCGGTAACCTATAATCTCAAAGATGGCGAAATTGTAGAGGATGAGCTCGATAAAGACCAGATTTTTAAGACAGAGGCCAGTTATAACTATAATCAGGTAAAATTCACAATGCCCAACGTTCAAGAAGGTTCGGTAATTGAGTTCAGGTACGTTATCAAATCGCCTTTTATTTGGAACATTGATGACTTTCAATTTCAATATGACATTCCTGTCAAGCAAATGATAGCGGAACTTAGAACACCGAAAGGATTTCATTTTAAACAGACTCCAAAAGGTTATTACAATGTTTATCCGAAGACATCGACCAGTCGTGACAACCGCATTGGTATGGACGTTATTATCAATAAATATCATGCGGTTCAAGTGCCTGCCATGAAAAAAGAGGCGTATGTCGACAATATTGATAATTATCGTTCTGGGGTCATGTTTGAGTTGGTTTATGTGGATATTCCCGGATATTACAAAAGCTTTGCACAATCTTGGGGCGATGTGGCCAAGACCATAGGCAATTCAGATGATTATAAAAATGAATTGGACAAGACCAAATCTTTTGATGATGAGTTGGATGCTGTAATCACCGGAAAAAGCTCTCAGATTGACAAGATGAAGGCCATCTTTAAGCATGTGAAGAACACCATTACGTGGAATGGCAGGGATGGAAAGTACTTTCAGTATGGCCTAAAGAAAGCCCTTAAAGAGAAAAAAGGAAACGCTGCGGATATCAACCTGCTCATGGTGGCCATGTTGCGGTATGCAGGTATTGATGCAAACCCAGTGGTAATCAGCACCAAAGATAATGCGATACCATTTTTTCCGACCCTCGACAGATTGAATTACGTAATTGCCTATGCCAACATTGACGACAAACAATATTTTTTAGATGCCACCGAAGAGTTCAGCGACATTAATGTGCTTCCGGTCAAAGATTATAACTGGAAAGGTATGTTGATAGACAACCAAAAAATGGTATGGCAACAAATAAATGTCATATCTCCGAAGCAATCCAATAAATTGTATTCTGTAAACCTTAAACTAAGTGAAGATGGCAGCTGCGAGGGCACCTATAAATCGAGATTTGATAGGCACAGCGCCTTTGCCTTTCGTAAGAATTTTAAAAATACTGAACTTGATTCTTACTTGAGTTCGATGGAAGAACAGTTCTCAGGAATAGAAATAGACGGGCATGAGGTAAAAAATGCCGATGTTTATGAAGGCCCGGTTTCAGAATCGTTTGAGTTTTACAATGACTATGCGGCTGATGTAATCGATGGAAAACTATACTTTGAGCCCCTAAGCTTTATGCGGATGGAAGAAAATCCATTTAAGAGCGAAGAAAGAATGTATCCCATTGATTTTGGATATCCCTTTAAAGATACATACATGGTAAATGTTGATATTCCAGAAGGATATGTAGTTGAATCAAAACCAGAGCCTATCGTGGTCAAACTGCCCAACGATTTGGGTAGGTTCAAATATATACTCAGTGAGAATGGAAGCAAAATAAATGTATTGGTTAACTTTGAAATCAATAGGGCCATACTTTCGGCAGAATTATATCCCATTTTAAGGGAATTCTTCAAGCAGATTATTGCGAAAGAGTCCGAAAAAGTAGTATTAGCAAAAGTCTAA
- the dtd gene encoding D-aminoacyl-tRNA deacylase → MRAVVQRVSEASVTVENKIISSMRTGLLVLLGIEEADTEEDIEWLCNKIVNLRIFNDDNGVMNRSLLDVNGDAILVSQFTLYASTKKGNRPSYIKAAKPDVAIALYEKSVTVFENKLGKNVGTGAFGADMKVLLLNDGPVTIIIDTKNRE, encoded by the coding sequence ATGAGGGCAGTGGTTCAAAGGGTTTCAGAAGCCAGTGTTACCGTAGAAAATAAGATTATCTCTAGCATGAGAACCGGACTGCTGGTGCTGTTGGGCATTGAAGAAGCCGATACCGAAGAGGATATCGAATGGCTTTGCAATAAAATCGTGAACCTGCGGATTTTCAATGATGACAATGGTGTAATGAACCGTTCACTTTTAGACGTAAACGGCGATGCAATACTGGTCAGTCAGTTTACCCTGTATGCCTCTACCAAAAAAGGCAACAGGCCTTCTTACATAAAGGCGGCAAAGCCTGATGTGGCCATTGCGTTGTATGAAAAATCTGTGACTGTATTCGAGAATAAACTTGGCAAAAATGTCGGGACGGGGGCATTTGGCGCTGATATGAAAGTATTGCTTTTGAATGACGGTCCGGTCACTATTATCATAGACACCAAAAACAGAGAATAA
- a CDS encoding pyridoxal phosphate-dependent aminotransferase: MIVADRLHTVQEYYFSKKLREVRQLISEGRPIINMGIGSPDLAPSPIVMDTLKEAITDTGAHQYQSYQGLPALRVAIADFYKQKFGVRVDPENEVLPLMGSKEGIMHISMAFLNKGDEVLIPDPGYPTYAAVTKLVEAVPKTYGLKSENGWFPDLEALSKENLSRVKLMWVSYPHMPTGATASEEQLKKLVAFAQRHNILLVNDNPYSFVLSKNPTSILAIEGAKTCAIELNSLSKTFNMAGWRVGMVLGRPDIISAILKVKSNMDSGMFYGIQKGAIAALKSGKEWFESLDAVYTKRRELLFTLIEKLGCSYDANAVGMFVWAKLPEGVGSSEAYIDDLLYDKNIFIAPGTIFGKNGEGYIRFSLCVKEEKIMEAIKRFN; the protein is encoded by the coding sequence ATGATAGTGGCCGATAGATTACATACGGTCCAGGAATACTATTTCTCAAAGAAGTTAAGAGAAGTCAGGCAATTGATTTCGGAAGGCCGACCTATCATCAATATGGGTATTGGTAGCCCGGATTTGGCACCTTCACCCATTGTAATGGATACCTTAAAAGAGGCCATTACGGATACAGGCGCACATCAGTACCAAAGCTATCAGGGCTTGCCGGCACTTCGTGTGGCAATCGCCGATTTTTATAAGCAAAAGTTTGGCGTTCGCGTAGACCCTGAAAATGAGGTGCTGCCCTTGATGGGCTCCAAAGAGGGCATTATGCATATCAGTATGGCCTTTTTGAACAAGGGTGATGAGGTGCTGATTCCAGATCCGGGGTATCCTACCTATGCCGCGGTGACCAAATTGGTCGAGGCGGTGCCCAAGACGTATGGGTTGAAGTCTGAAAATGGTTGGTTCCCTGATTTGGAGGCGCTTTCCAAAGAAAACCTCTCAAGGGTAAAATTGATGTGGGTCAGCTATCCACATATGCCCACAGGGGCCACGGCTTCGGAAGAACAATTGAAAAAATTGGTGGCATTTGCCCAAAGGCACAATATTCTGTTGGTAAATGACAATCCGTATAGTTTTGTCCTCTCAAAAAATCCGACCAGCATTTTGGCCATTGAAGGGGCCAAAACCTGTGCCATTGAATTGAACTCACTGAGCAAAACCTTTAACATGGCGGGTTGGCGCGTGGGCATGGTCTTAGGGCGCCCAGATATAATCAGCGCCATTTTAAAGGTCAAGAGCAATATGGACTCAGGAATGTTCTACGGAATACAGAAAGGTGCCATTGCGGCCCTTAAAAGCGGAAAAGAATGGTTTGAAAGTCTTGATGCAGTCTATACCAAACGAAGGGAGCTACTGTTTACGTTGATCGAAAAATTGGGCTGTTCGTACGACGCGAATGCAGTGGGCATGTTTGTATGGGCGAAACTTCCTGAAGGGGTGGGGTCTTCAGAGGCATATATCGATGATCTTCTTTACGACAAGAACATTTTTATTGCCCCGGGCACCATTTTTGGCAAAAATGGCGAGGGATATATTCGTTTTTCACTCTGTGTAAAGGAAGAAAAGATAATGGAAGCAATAAAGAGGTTTAACTAA
- a CDS encoding DUF3857 domain-containing protein gives MRILLLLLAFLVAEATYPQDPDFSVSRIDPELLKGAEAVVRLNKMHVELASKRNMRVAHKRVVTILNEKGNRHSQAFVNYDRGMSVKNAMAIIYNQGGEVIEKIRQKDFVDISAVESGTLYSDSRVLYMSYLPIEYPYTIEFSYNLVTDNTGIIPSWYFIDDYLVSTERSEFTIAFSSLELKPAIKEKNLDDMLYEFEETESSLSYLAYNIPLIKNEELSPALKKMVPCIKVRPVNFHYEGFDGSIDSWKDAGDWMRHNILKNQDELDPETVQMAQKLVEGVRDDLEKAKIIYRYVQENTRYISVQVGIGGLKPTSAIEVNNLKYGDCKGLSNYTQALLKAVGVESYYVHVEAGQDKFDFEDDFANLAAGNHVILAIPYNEKFYWIDCTSQTTPFGFIGDFTDDRKVLVIKPEGGELIRTVGYSNGDNLKKMKVNYAITEEGGLLGNVHVTSKGIRYDRHYLLETLPKKDVEEYYKDYWNNVNNVEIRKYSFKNDKNQIVFEEEIKLAASKYASLSDNKMIFVVNAFNNSQFVPKRYRERKFPLEIQRGYVDEDVFEIQLPEGFVIDAMPVDRSLKAKFGSYNVSFSNKESRLTMRRRLQINKGTYPPEEYGAYRKFRRAVARFDNSKIILKKPQHHDE, from the coding sequence ATGCGCATACTTCTTCTCCTGCTGGCATTTTTAGTAGCAGAGGCCACTTACCCACAAGATCCAGATTTTAGTGTTTCCCGTATTGACCCAGAACTCCTTAAAGGTGCAGAGGCAGTTGTTCGTTTGAACAAGATGCATGTAGAACTTGCCTCTAAAAGAAACATGCGGGTGGCCCATAAAAGGGTCGTAACAATTTTAAATGAAAAAGGCAATAGACACTCGCAGGCATTTGTGAACTATGACAGGGGTATGTCAGTTAAAAATGCCATGGCAATTATTTATAATCAAGGAGGTGAAGTAATTGAGAAAATAAGACAAAAAGATTTTGTTGATATAAGCGCTGTTGAGAGTGGCACCTTGTACTCTGACTCAAGGGTATTGTATATGAGCTATTTGCCGATTGAGTATCCTTATACTATTGAATTTTCTTATAATCTGGTCACCGATAATACGGGTATTATTCCTTCATGGTACTTCATTGATGATTATTTGGTGAGTACCGAACGAAGCGAATTTACAATTGCCTTTTCATCCCTAGAACTTAAACCGGCCATTAAGGAAAAGAACCTGGATGATATGCTGTATGAATTCGAAGAGACTGAAAGCTCACTTTCATATTTAGCGTACAATATCCCTTTGATCAAAAATGAAGAACTCAGTCCGGCACTAAAGAAAATGGTGCCTTGCATTAAAGTGAGGCCCGTCAATTTTCATTATGAAGGTTTTGACGGGAGTATCGATAGCTGGAAAGATGCCGGGGATTGGATGCGCCATAATATTCTCAAAAATCAAGATGAACTTGACCCGGAGACTGTACAAATGGCGCAAAAATTGGTTGAAGGGGTTAGAGACGACCTTGAAAAAGCCAAGATTATCTATCGTTATGTGCAAGAAAACACTCGTTATATCAGTGTGCAGGTCGGCATAGGAGGGTTAAAGCCGACCAGCGCCATAGAGGTGAACAATCTTAAATACGGTGATTGTAAAGGGCTGAGCAATTATACCCAAGCGTTGTTGAAAGCTGTTGGTGTTGAGTCATATTATGTGCATGTTGAGGCAGGGCAGGACAAGTTCGATTTTGAAGATGACTTTGCCAATTTGGCCGCCGGCAACCATGTAATATTGGCCATACCCTACAACGAGAAATTTTATTGGATTGATTGTACTTCACAAACCACTCCGTTCGGGTTTATAGGTGATTTTACCGATGACCGAAAAGTTTTGGTGATTAAGCCAGAGGGTGGTGAATTGATAAGAACAGTTGGGTATAGCAACGGTGACAACCTAAAAAAGATGAAAGTCAACTACGCCATTACGGAAGAGGGTGGACTGTTGGGTAATGTTCATGTAACATCCAAAGGCATACGATATGATAGGCATTACCTGCTGGAAACACTACCAAAGAAAGATGTAGAGGAGTATTACAAAGACTATTGGAACAATGTCAATAATGTTGAAATAAGGAAATACAGTTTTAAAAATGATAAAAACCAAATTGTTTTTGAAGAGGAAATTAAGCTAGCGGCATCAAAATATGCATCATTGTCCGATAACAAAATGATTTTCGTTGTAAATGCCTTTAACAACAGCCAATTTGTACCCAAACGATACCGTGAACGAAAGTTTCCACTTGAGATACAAAGAGGCTATGTAGACGAAGATGTATTTGAAATTCAACTTCCTGAAGGATTCGTAATCGATGCCATGCCGGTAGACAGATCATTAAAAGCAAAATTTGGGAGTTACAACGTTTCATTCTCTAACAAAGAATCTCGCCTTACCATGCGAAGAAGACTCCAGATTAACAAGGGAACCTATCCTCCAGAAGAATATGGGGCCTATAGAAAATTCAGACGTGCAGTTGCTAGATTCGATAACTCAAAGATTATACTAAAAAAACCACAACACCATGATGAATAG
- the rsgA gene encoding ribosome small subunit-dependent GTPase A has translation MRGTVYKSTGSWYTVKAETGDFYECRIKGKFRIKGIKSTNPIAVGDKVVFELETVGDENVGVISRIEDRKNYIIRKSVNLSKQVHIIAANIDQAFLMVTLNNPTTYTSFIDRFLATAEAYDVPVVLLFNKMDTYNEDELGEVSYLVHLYRKIGYSCLEISAKSGMNIDKLKEMMIGKTTMFSGNSGVGKSTLVNALEPGLQLKTAEISEQHMQGQHTTTFAEMYDLSFDARIIDTPGIKGFGIVDMEKEEIGDYFPEFFKRKLNCKFNDCLHLDEPKCAVKEALENDEISWSRYRSYVQMVTGEEDNYRIDEHKTK, from the coding sequence ATGCGAGGAACTGTGTACAAATCGACGGGTAGTTGGTATACCGTAAAGGCAGAGACGGGCGATTTTTACGAGTGCCGTATAAAGGGCAAGTTTCGTATCAAGGGTATCAAGAGCACCAATCCCATTGCAGTGGGCGATAAAGTGGTTTTTGAACTTGAAACTGTGGGCGATGAGAACGTTGGGGTTATTTCACGCATTGAAGACAGAAAAAATTACATCATTCGAAAGTCGGTCAACCTATCAAAGCAAGTGCACATAATTGCGGCCAATATAGACCAGGCCTTCTTAATGGTTACCCTGAACAACCCCACTACCTATACTAGTTTCATCGATAGGTTTTTGGCAACCGCAGAGGCCTACGATGTGCCCGTAGTGCTGTTGTTCAACAAAATGGACACTTATAATGAAGATGAGTTGGGCGAGGTAAGTTATTTGGTTCATCTATACAGGAAAATAGGGTACTCCTGCCTTGAGATTTCGGCAAAATCAGGGATGAATATTGACAAGCTGAAAGAGATGATGATCGGTAAGACCACTATGTTCTCGGGCAATTCAGGTGTCGGCAAATCAACCCTCGTAAATGCCCTCGAACCAGGCTTACAGCTGAAGACCGCAGAAATTTCAGAACAACACATGCAGGGGCAGCATACCACAACTTTTGCCGAAATGTACGACCTTTCATTCGATGCCAGAATAATCGATACCCCCGGCATCAAGGGATTTGGAATAGTCGATATGGAAAAAGAAGAAATCGGCGATTATTTTCCCGAGTTCTTCAAGCGCAAGCTGAATTGCAAGTTCAACGATTGCCTGCATCTCGACGAGCCCAAATGTGCCGTAAAGGAGGCTTTGGAAAATGACGAGATATCGTGGAGTCGTTACCGAAGCTATGTTCAGATGGTAACCGGCGAAGAAGATAATTATCGTATCGATGAACACAAGACCAAATAA
- a CDS encoding prephenate dehydrogenase, translating into MENIVIIGIGLIGGSFAKDIRRLRPKTQVLGIDANLEHLNEAEQLGIIDGTTTYQDLSKADMVIVSIPVDALVQELPKILDAVDDDCVVIDAGSTKALACKVVENHSKRRNFLACHPIAGTEFSGPSAALEGLYDGKTNIICEVEKTAFKLQERALELFQQLGMRIRYMNPEAHDKHIAYVSHLSHISSFMLGKTVIEKEKNERDIFDMAGSGFESTVRLAKSSPAMWTPIFEQNKENVVETLEEYILNLTEFKQLLLNDEFEKVYQEMDNTNRIKEILKGIPVGNEK; encoded by the coding sequence ATGGAAAATATTGTAATCATAGGGATTGGATTGATCGGTGGCTCTTTTGCCAAAGACATCAGAAGGCTGCGGCCTAAAACACAGGTTTTGGGCATCGATGCGAATCTGGAACATTTGAATGAGGCCGAACAACTTGGAATCATTGACGGAACAACCACCTACCAAGATTTGTCAAAGGCAGATATGGTAATCGTTTCCATACCTGTTGATGCACTGGTTCAAGAGCTTCCAAAAATACTCGACGCCGTCGACGATGATTGTGTTGTAATCGATGCGGGTTCTACAAAAGCGTTGGCCTGCAAGGTGGTCGAGAACCATTCGAAGCGAAGAAACTTTTTGGCCTGCCATCCTATTGCGGGCACAGAGTTTTCGGGTCCGTCTGCAGCGTTGGAAGGCCTGTACGATGGCAAGACAAACATTATCTGTGAGGTGGAAAAAACAGCCTTTAAACTGCAAGAAAGGGCTCTTGAACTGTTTCAGCAGTTGGGCATGCGCATTCGCTATATGAATCCTGAGGCGCACGACAAACATATTGCCTACGTATCGCATTTGTCGCATATAAGCTCTTTTATGTTGGGCAAGACCGTAATCGAAAAAGAGAAGAACGAACGTGATATTTTTGACATGGCAGGCAGTGGCTTTGAGAGCACGGTTCGCCTTGCCAAAAGCTCACCGGCCATGTGGACGCCCATTTTTGAGCAGAACAAAGAAAATGTGGTCGAGACCTTGGAAGAATATATCCTAAACCTGACCGAATTCAAACAACTGTTGCTAAACGATGAGTTTGAGAAAGTCTATCAAGAAATGGACAATACAAACCGGATAAAGGAAATATTAAAAGGAATTCCCGTTGGAAATGAGAAATAG